The genome window GGAAATATGTACGAGTACTTGTCGCGGTCAATTGCCCCTGAAATCTACGGACATCTTGATGTGAAGAAGgcgctgcttctcctcctgatCGGTGGTGTCACGAAAGAGATGGGCGACGGCCTGCACATTCGTGGTGACATCAACATCTGCCTCATGGGTGACCCTGGTGTTGCCAAGTCCCAGCTGTTGAAGTATATTGCCAAGGTTGCCCCTCGTGGTGTGTACACAACCGGTCGAGGAAGCAGTGGTGTTGGTCTTACTGCGGCTGTTATGCGGGACCCGGTTACGGATGAGATGGTTCTGGAGGGAGGTGCCCTGGTCCTGGCAGACAACGGTATCTGCTGTATCGATGAATTCGATAAGATGGATGACTCGGATCGTACGGCCATTCACGAAGTGATGGAACAGCAGACCATTTCCATCTCCAAGGCAGGAATCACGACCACCCTCAACGCTCGTACCTCGATCCTGGCAGCAGCCAACCCGCTTTACGGCCGTTACAACCCCCGAGTCTCTCCAGTTGAGAACATCAACCTTCCCGCGGCTCTCCTTTCGCGTTTCGATGTCATGTTCCTTATTCTCGATACCCCTTCGCGCGAAGCAGACGAGGAGCTGGCTAGCCACGTCACCTATGTCCACATGCACAACAAGCACCCTGAGCACGAGGATGCCGGCGTTATGTTCACGCCTCAGGAAGTCCGCCAGTACATTGCTAGGGCGCGTGCCTACCGTCCTGTTGTTCCCTCCGCTGTCTCCGATTACATGGTCGGAGCCTATGTAAGAAtgaggaagcagcagaagaaggacgaggcagagaagaagcagttcTCTCATGTTACGCCCCGTACGCTGCTCGGTGTTGTTCGTCTGTCGCAGGCCTTGGCACGTCTCCGATTCAGCAACGAAGTTGTCACCGAAGATGTCGACGAGGCCCTGCGCCTCGTCGAGGTCAGCAAGGCTTCGCTGGCCAACGACGGCCAGTCAAGCTTGGACCAGAGCCCCACCAGCAAGATCTACTACCTCATCCGCAGCATGATGGAGAGTGGTGCTGCGGCTGTGGGCGATGGAGACGGAAGCGAATTGAGCATGAGGAGAATCCGGGAGAGAGTACTTGCCAAGGGTTTCACGGAGGACCAGCTCAACGTGACGATTGACGAGTATGAGCAAAACAATGTAAGTTCAGCTGCTGTATACTACGTCTATATGAGCATCTGCTAATCATTCTATTTTATAGGTCTGGCAAGTTCTGGGCGGCGGTACCCGTCTCGTCTTTGTTGATGCTATGGACATGTGAAAGGGCTATTACTTAATTTAGCACGAGTCTGCAGTCATACGTTTCTGCTATTTTTCATCGATTATTTTTGAACTACTTATATTCATCAGAGACGTGCACGAGGCCATGTGAGATTCCTGTGGGAGGGTAGAACCCGGACCGGTGTTTGGTGTttatttcttgatatcatCACAACTAAATGAATGGCATTGAATAATCAAGCAGTCCAACGTgcgtaatatatatatctagtaaagGAGCGTAACAATCTTCCTAACAGCCCTCCACTGACAGATCAAGATCAACCAaatcccttcctccccaaaaCCCCCTAACTATCACTCCATCCCCCTTTCCACCCAAAccttccacctcctccaaactGAATTCAAAATCTCAAACCCCACACTGTCCATAAACCGGCACCTCAGAACACAACTGCGCACTCGCTCCATACGGATTATCGCACAGCGTATCACACCGGGTAAATTCAGGCGTGAAGACCAGAAACTGATACCCTGGGACATTCAAGCGGAACTGTTTAGTGATGTCGTTATTCTGGCGGGAGGCTTTGTATCCCGCACGACAAGCGCAATGGAAGCGCGTGCCGGTGTTGATACATGAGGTTGTCACGTCGCAGTGGTTCTCGCCTGAGAGGGGGTTGCAGGTTCCGCATGTTGGGGGGGATGCTGGGGATGCAGCTtggggagctggagctgcagctgggttggaggaggcgagggttagagtggtggtggtggctaggaggaaggtgaaggtgGTTGAGAAGTACATGTTGAGATGTGGATAATCCAATGAGGTTGTAAATTGTGGTtatgatggtgaggatgaggattagGAAAAggggatgggttggggggaTCTTATATCCATCTTCTAGTCATCTACCTAACtatctggaagaagcagatgtaTAGTTTAGTGTGGACTAAAACTTGAAATAGAGTAATTCAATCAAGTCTACTACTTCGTATAGATCTGACCATATCATCTGGGGTTCCTCGTTGCCGAAGGACGGAAAACATGGTGGCTGGTAATCTAACTATCGCGACTACGACGTCACGAGGGATAACATCCAAGATTAGCTCAGTATgcggtgatggtgtggtTCCTCTGAGACATACCAGGACATTGAAAATAGACCATTACACTCCCTGTTATATGGGCTgtgccggtggtggagggcgaATACGAGGCAGCCCTGCGGACCCAGCATTGACGGGAGGCGATTGTTGCTTTCTTTAGCAAGGTTAGAAGTATAGACTCCATCACTACAGATGGGTCAGAGATATTTGGGAGATGACTTATGCTAAGTTGAAAGGGTCTCATTCTTTTCGCTTTGATATCGCTCACGGTCAGGTGAGTAAGGTCAATATGGTTTAAATGTCCGTTTGGTGGAGGCTGTGATGTTTCAGTTGGGTTAAGTTGACTATTGAACGCTTAGTATCAATGGGAGTCGAACTACGTAAGTTAGTAGAGTGTCACATATACATTTATTCTATCTCGTGACATCCGAACATAAGGCAATGATTACGATTTGATGTTTACCAGAGCTTAAGCGGTATCGATGTGACTGTTCGATCGGACGATTTCACCTGGTCTCGTCTAGTAGGCTTAGTGCCATCGCTATTGCCGAAGCAACTCCTGGCCCTATTACTTGCTGACCGGTGTTGCAGAATGTACTCGCATTCGATGCTGGATCAACCTTGGAGAAAAAAAGTCACGGGTCCAGTGCGATAGCAGAGATACTAAAAGTGTGCGGTATGTATATAGACAAAGAACTTCCGCTACCCAGATATACTTTAAACCTATAAATAACATTTCATTATGTCATTCCTATACATCTCGACACGAGCATTCCGATCACTTCGTAAATAAACCCTACAAGCGCATTTTCGACGCCTCTGGTTCCCCAAtcagctgcaggaagcttTCATGGACCTCATCGGTGAGATCGCTAGCCTGCATGCTCCGTCCCTTGGCCAAAAAGGCACGACGAGAGCACTCCCTCGTGATACTGCTTCCCGCGAACGCCGCAAGAAGCAATGTCGTGGTAGGGGACATCCTCTTATTCTCGGACTCCAGCTCCGCCTGAACATCTTGCTTGGtctcagcctccttcttgttgtCCTGCTCTCCCGAATCCCAGAGTCCGTTATGGTAAGCCGCCCTCCAGGCCAAGAGTGTGCCCAGCGAGCCAGTAAGCGTATCTCCCTGTCCACCACTCCGCTTCAGCCCGCCCTGAATGTCGGAGACAATGCTGGTGACCCCATTCGAAATAATATCATGAGGACCCTTCTGAATGATAGTAACACCACCCAGAGCCTGAGAAAGCTGTTCACAAGCCCTAGTCTCCTCGCTAGTCTTGTCGCCGCCACCAGGCTTAGAGCCAATCTCGGCCTGGCTGGGGACGTCAATGCCCAGGGCTTTCGCCAGGCGACTGAACTCATTTACATTGGGAGTGAGAATACACTCCTTATAGCCCTTCACTAGATCCGGGTCCTCCGTGACAAGGAGCAGACCGTCCGCATCCAAAACAAACGGTATCGATCGGGACCGGGCTTCCTTCATCACCTCCGTGACCACCTTGAGCGTAACTCCGTCGCGACCTAGACCTGGTCCAATAACTAGGCAATGGAGACGGGAAagcatggagatgatgggacTAGCGAGTGACGGGGCGTCAATAGACTCGGGATCTTTGACGTTGTCGCTGCTTGGCAGTATCGGGTGAACCATAAGGTTCGGAGAATAAGTTTTGATGACCTAGCCCCAGTCAATGACAACAGACGTGCTTGAGTCTAGCAGACTGCAAACTTACAACTGCAGCAGACTTGTCACAAATTACGTGACTCTGTGATCTGTCAGAAAGTGTATACAGCGGCTAACGTTCTGGTGAACAGCCTACCATATCGCATCCTGCACTGCCAAGTCAGCTAAAAGCTAGCTATACTAGCATTGAATAAGTATCTTACCCAGTCTAGCCGACGCCATTGAAGAGAAATAGGGAGCCCCTGTGTAACTTGGACACGTTCACATTCCGTTCGCATGAAGAGGAGCGGGGTGAACATACTCTATACTTCCTCCGATGACAGCAACACGTCCCTGTTGTCCTTTGATCTGTCAGAAGAAAGTTCGTGAAGTGAAACACTGAAACTGTAATGTCAAAGCCTACCTTTGTGGAATTTCTCAAGCATCGGAGGCACCAGATTGCGCGCCTTCTTCAGCAAAACCTTGGACGAGGTTGTAATGTGATGAACCGACGACTCCATGATGGCGAGCGAAATAGCGATCGATCAGTATGCTGAATCTGTAACTGTAGAATGGTATACTATGCGTTCTATAATAAAGAGCAGATCGACTGCGCAGCAATTGAAGagagaagtagtaagtagaggagagaagaagcagcagcagctgtaggagcagaaggaagagtgaTGTCACCGCCTACGGGTGGGGCAGATGGGGTCATTTCTCGATAAGAATCCGGTCTTGATTGCTTTGCTCAATccttactatatattaatcatatTACCAGCAATGACGATGAGAGTGGTCAATATATGCAGCTATCCAATCGCATTCAATGCTACCACGAGAACAGTGACAGTAACAGACACGCCCGCTATTGTATGTAACTAGCAATGTTAATATGTGAAGTGAAAATGAAGATAATCGCCCTCCATCTATCGACACCTTGACGCTCGCTGATGCTCATCCAAAATTGGTACAGAAATGAACAAATGAAAACAAAGAAGACCAGTAACGTCGTATGTAACGCACCCTCGGGGTATTCCTCGCTGATGCTCCGTATccaaacaagaaaacaatgaaaacagaagggaaaaaatcCAAGAAAATTGTGGGAGTCCGGGTAAGTCGGCTTGCAGGGCTAGCAAAAAGCTTGATTAGGTAGATGTATCGTGGAAGCAAAAGACTTCTTCTTATCGTCGCGATGCCAACGAAGCGAGCTTCTTGCGACGCTCCAGTTTCTGCTGCTTGGCGGCA of Aspergillus luchuensis IFO 4308 DNA, chromosome 7, nearly complete sequence contains these proteins:
- the MCM7 gene encoding DNA replication licensing factor MCM7 (COG:L;~EggNog:ENOG410PGHK;~InterPro:IPR027417,IPR003593,IPR001208,IPR041562, IPR027925,IPR033762,IPR031327,IPR008050,IPR012340, IPR018525;~PFAM:PF00493,PF17855,PF17207,PF07728,PF14551;~go_component: GO:0042555 - MCM complex [Evidence IEA];~go_function: GO:0003677 - DNA binding [Evidence IEA];~go_function: GO:0003678 - DNA helicase activity [Evidence IEA];~go_function: GO:0005524 - ATP binding [Evidence IEA];~go_process: GO:0006260 - DNA replication [Evidence IEA];~go_process: GO:0006270 - DNA replication initiation [Evidence IEA];~go_process: GO:0032508 - DNA duplex unwinding [Evidence IEA]), producing MALNAYTLNVNYEAQLDAFKDFLKHFKSFESASESAATEAIEDLRIDEDGTSDEYDFMDDVAQEGSAQRAGRRRREPKLKYMQVLQEVADRERTNILIELDDLATYEKGLSDDVDLRLVESVQKNTYHYIDLFSRAVDDLMPKESKEITFKDDVLDVIMSQREKRNEAMNMAAEANADADAAQSIFPPELTRRYTMNFKPLTPSGSSSDRQSKALAVRNVRAEHIGGLITVRGITTRVSDVKPAVEINAYTCDRCGCEVFQPVTTKQFLPMSECVSEECRTNNSKGQLFLSTRASKFVPFQEVKIQEMADQVPVGHIPRTMTIHCHGSLTRQLNPGDVVDIAGIFLPTPYTGFRAIRAGLLTDTYMEAQHITQHKKSYNDTAMDSRTLRKIDQYQKSGNMYEYLSRSIAPEIYGHLDVKKALLLLLIGGVTKEMGDGLHIRGDINICLMGDPGVAKSQLLKYIAKVAPRGVYTTGRGSSGVGLTAAVMRDPVTDEMVLEGGALVLADNGICCIDEFDKMDDSDRTAIHEVMEQQTISISKAGITTTLNARTSILAAANPLYGRYNPRVSPVENINLPAALLSRFDVMFLILDTPSREADEELASHVTYVHMHNKHPEHEDAGVMFTPQEVRQYIARARAYRPVVPSAVSDYMVGAYVRMRKQQKKDEAEKKQFSHVTPRTLLGVVRLSQALARLRFSNEVVTEDVDEALRLVEVSKASLANDGQSSLDQSPTSKIYYLIRSMMESGAAAVGDGDGSELSMRRIRERVLAKGFTEDQLNVTIDEYEQNNVWQVLGGGTRLVFVDAMDM
- a CDS encoding putative adhesin (COG:S;~EggNog:ENOG410PU1N;~SECRETED:SignalP(1-20)), giving the protein MYFSTTFTFLLATTTTLTLASSNPAAAPAPQAASPASPPTCGTCNPLSGENHCDVTTSCINTGTRFHCACRAGYKASRQNNDITKQFRLNVPGYQFLVFTPEFTRCDTLCDNPYGASAQLCSEVPVYGQCGV
- a CDS encoding ATP-dependent (S)-NAD(P)H-hydrate dehydratase (COG:G;~EggNog:ENOG410PGC8;~InterPro:IPR029056,IPR017953,IPR000631;~PFAM:PF01256;~go_function: GO:0052855 - ADP-dependent NAD(P)H-hydrate dehydratase activity [Evidence IEA]): MVHPILPSSDNVKDPESIDAPSLASPIISMLSRLHCLVIGPGLGRDGVTLKVVTEVMKEARSRSIPFVLDADGLLLVTEDPDLVKGYKECILTPNVNEFSRLAKALGIDVPSQAEIGSKPGGGDKTSEETRACEQLSQALGGVTIIQKGPHDIISNGVTSIVSDIQGGLKRSGGQGDTLTGSLGTLLAWRAAYHNGLWDSGEQDNKKEAETKQDVQAELESENKRMSPTTTLLLAAFAGSSITRECSRRAFLAKGRSMQASDLTDEVHESFLQLIGEPEASKMRL
- a CDS encoding uncharacterized protein (COG:G;~EggNog:ENOG410PGC8;~InterPro:IPR029056,IPR000631;~go_function: GO:0052855 - ADP-dependent NAD(P)H-hydrate dehydratase activity [Evidence IEA]), producing the protein MESSVHHITTSSKVLLKKARNLVPPMLEKFHKGQQGRVAVIGGSIEYVHPAPLHANGM